The following is a genomic window from Thaumasiovibrio subtropicus.
TCTGATTGCAAATGGCGAAGAAGTAACTGTAGGTGCCCCTCTAATTGCAGGCGGCAAAGTAACTGCAGAAGTTATTTCTCACGGTCGCGGCGATAAAGTTAAAGTCGTTAAGTTCCGTCGTCGTAAGCACTCTCGTAAGCAAATGGGCCACCGTCAGTGGTTCACTGAAGTCAAAATTACTGGCATCAGCGCTTAATTAGAGGAGATTTAAGAGATGGCACACAAAAAAGCTGGCGGTTCTACTCGTAACGGCCGTGATTCAGAAAGTAAACGCCTAGGTGTTAAGCGCTTCGGTGGTGAATCAGTTCTTGCTGGTAACATCATTGTTCGTCAACGTGGTACTAAGTTCCACGCTGGTAACAACGTAGGTTGCGGTAAAGACCACACTCTATTCGCTTTAGCAGACGGTAAAGTGAAGTTCGAAGTTAAAGGTCCTAAGAACCGTAAGTTCATTTCTATCGAAGCTGAGTAATTTTAGCTCCGAAATAGAATTCTAAAAGCCCTGCCTTAATGGCGGGGTTTTTCTTTTTCAGTGAAAGGCTTTTTTCACTGTGACATGGATCCGTATTGGGCGGATTGTTTAGCATTCTCTGATACCTAGTCGGGGTAGCACTGCCAAATGGGTAGTGGGGAATGCTAAGCACATCCAAGTGCCCTGTAGCGTTAAGGACAGACGGGCGAGCGGTGAGAGAAGTGCCCATGCACGATACCTGAGCGACTTGGGTATATACTGTGGAAAAGCCGTGTTTCTGTTGTTTACAGGTGAGCACAACGAGACGCGATAGCGTGGAGAAATAGCATGAAGTTTGTAGATGAAGCGGTCATTCGCGTTGATGCGGGTGATGGCGGTAACGGTACAGTCAGCTTCCGTCGTGAAAAGTACGTGCCTAAAGGCGGCCCTGACGGTGGTGATGGTGGTGACGGCGGTGACGTTTATCTGGTTGCTGATGAGAACCTGAATACCTTGATTGACTATCGTTTTACCCGTTTCTATGCGGCAGGCCGCGGTGAGAACGGTCGCGGTGGTAACTGTACGGGTAAGCGTGGTGATGACTGTGTATTGCATGTTCCTGTCGGAACACGTGCAGTGGATGAAGATACCGGAGAGGTGATCGCTGATCTGACTGAGCACGGTATGAAGATCATGGCGGCTAAAGGGGGTTTCCATGGCCTGGGTAATACCCGTTTTAAGTCATCGGTGAACCGCGCTCCGCGTCAAAAGACGATGGGGACAAAAGGTGAAGTTCGTCACTTACGTTTAGAGCTGCTATTGCTTGCTGACGTCGGTATGTTGGGTTTACCCAATGCCGGTAAATCGACCTTCATTCGTGCGGTTTCAGCGGCGAAGCCCAAAGTGGCTGATTACCCATTCACCACCCTAATTCCAAGTCTGGGTGTGGTGCGTGTCGACAGTGATCGTAGCTTTGTTGTCGCGG
Proteins encoded in this region:
- the rplU gene encoding 50S ribosomal protein L21, with the protein product MYAVFQSGGKQHRVSEGQTLRLEKLDVETGSSVEFDNVLLIANGEEVTVGAPLIAGGKVTAEVISHGRGDKVKVVKFRRRKHSRKQMGHRQWFTEVKITGISA
- the rpmA gene encoding 50S ribosomal protein L27, with the protein product MAHKKAGGSTRNGRDSESKRLGVKRFGGESVLAGNIIVRQRGTKFHAGNNVGCGKDHTLFALADGKVKFEVKGPKNRKFISIEAE
- the cgtA gene encoding Obg family GTPase CgtA, with protein sequence MKFVDEAVIRVDAGDGGNGTVSFRREKYVPKGGPDGGDGGDGGDVYLVADENLNTLIDYRFTRFYAAGRGENGRGGNCTGKRGDDCVLHVPVGTRAVDEDTGEVIADLTEHGMKIMAAKGGFHGLGNTRFKSSVNRAPRQKTMGTKGEVRHLRLELLLLADVGMLGLPNAGKSTFIRAVSAAKPKVADYPFTTLIPSLGVVRVDSDRSFVVADIPGLIEGAADGAGLGIRFLKHLERCRVLLHMIDLLPADESCPIENAFTIINELEQYSEKLSDKPRWIVFNKVDLLPEEEAQAKIDEILDALSWEGDYYCISALNRLNTQPLIYDLMAFIETLPRQLEAEESEEDKVDFKWDDYHEQKLRESEQAESDDDDDDDWDDWNEDDYDVEIIYKP